The Pelagicoccus sp. SDUM812003 genome segment GTCAAGCGCTGAAATCCGCATTTCAGCGACATCTTTCGTGATGCCGGCACTTTCCGACAGGCCCCGTTGACGAAGCGCCGCGAACAGGTGGCGCTCTCCCCCCAATCTGACGCGAATGAGACAAGTTCGCTTTTCGCTGTTAGTTTAATTGACGAGCCCAATCCACTCTGGCTTAACGAGTTTTTAATGTCACCAGAGTCTAATCCGTCCGGAAAAGCCCAATACAAGCGCGTGGTCCTCAAGCTAAGCGGCGAGGTCCTGCGCTGTTCCGAAACCGGAGATCCCATTTCATGGGACACCCTCCGCAAGATTTGCGAGCAAATCAAAGAGATCAACGAGCTGGGGGTCGAGGTCTGCATCGTAATCGGCGGCGGAAACATCTTCCGCGGTCTCGCCGGATCGGAAAATCAAGGGGTCGATCGCACCACGGGCGACTACATGGGCATGCTCTCTACCGTGATCAATGGACTGGCCTTCATGGAGTGCCTGGAAAAAATGGACGTGAACACTCGCGTTCAGACCTCCATTCCCATGAACCAGGTCGCAGAGCCATTCATTCTCCGAAGAGCGATTCGCCATCTGGAAAAGGGACGCGTGGTCATTTTCGTGGCAGGAACTGGCAACCCCTACTTTTCGACCGACACCACCGCCGCTCTTCGGGCCAGCGAGGTGCAAGCCGAAGTGATCATGAAGGCGACCAAGGTGGATGGCGTATACGACAAGGATCCGATGAAGCACCCCGACGCGGTGCGCTACGACGAGCTCACTTACATCGACGCTCTGCAGCAACGCCTCAACATACTCGACTCGACTGCCTTTTCCCTTTGTATGGACAACGAGGTGCCAATCCTCGTCTTCAGCCTGTCTGAAAAGGATTCGATCAAACGGGCCATTTTAGGCGAGAAGGTCGGCACTCTCGTACGATAACACTTTAAGAAAACTGACAGCCCCTCCCAAACATGGACGAAGACACCGTATTTCTAGAAATGGATGAAAAGGCCGGAAATGCCGTCGAGCATACCGCTCAGGAATTCGCCGGCGTGAACACCGGCAAAGCGAATCCCGGCATGGTCGAAGGCATCATGGTTGAAGCCTACGGCAGCAAGATGGCTCTCAGGGAGATGGCGGCTATCACGACGCCGGACGCCCGCACGATCGCGGTGCAGCCGTGGGACAAGTCCGTCATAAAATCCATCGAGAAGGCGATACAGGTTTCCAATATCGGCATCACCCCAGCGGTGATGGGCGACGTCATCCGCCTGCCGCTTCCCGAACTCACTGGCGAACGCCGTCAGGAGCTGGTCAAGCTCGTCAGCAAACAGGCCGAAGAAGGCCGCGTAGCCGTACGCAACGCCCGTCGCGACGCGATGGATACGCTGAAGAAGCTGCAAAAGGACGGCGAGATCACCGAGGACGATCTCAAGCGCGACGAAAAGGAGATTCAGGCCAAGACCGACGACGCGATCAAGAAGATCAACGATCTTCTCGAAGCGAAGGAAAAGGAATTGACGACCGTCTAATCCCTCACGTCACAACACAGTTCATTTCAAACAAGGAACGGGACTTCAGAAAAGTCCTGTTCTCATAGTATGCACGATAAACCTAGAAGAATCGTCATCAAGCTCGGCACGGGCATCATCACCCAAGGCGTCGGGAAAATAGATCCGCTGCAGATAGCAGGCATCTGCTCTCAAGTAGCGGAGATCCAAAAGCGTGGGATCGAAGTCATCCTCGTCAGCTCCGGAGCCATCGGCATGGGCATGGGAGTGCTGGGTATGGACTCTCGTCCGCAAACGCTCGCCAAGCAGCAGGCCTGCGCCTCGATCGGCCAAAGTCGCCTGATCCAATGCTGGCAGGACGGACTGGCGCCCTACGACATCATCGTCGGTCAGATCCTGCTCACCCATGAGGGGCTCAGCGTGCGCAACCGCTACGTCAACGCGAAGGCCACCATCGAGCAGATGCTGGCATACGGAGTTGTGCCCATCATCAACGAGAACGACGCCATCTCCAACTACGAGATACGCTTTGGAAACAACGACCTGCTCGGCGCCATGGTCGCCAGTTTCAGCGAAGCGGACCACCTCTACATCCTCTCCACCGCTCCCGGATTGATCGATATGGACGGCACTGGGGAGATCGTGCCGATCGTGGAAAAAATCACTCCCCGCATCGCCGCCATGGCCAAGGGCACCAATTCCCCTACTGCCGTTGGAGGGATGGTTTCCAAGATCGACGCCGCCATGCTGGCCACCGAATCCGGCTGCGCCACCTACATCGCGGACGGCTCCGAACAAAACGTGGTCCTTCGCATCCTCGATGGAGAACAGATAGGCACCTTGTTCAAACCGGCCGCCACTCCGATCGCCTCCAAGAAGCGCTGGCTCACCTACTTCCAGCGTCCAAACGGCTCCGTGGTCATCGACCAAGGCGCCTGCACCGCTCTAGCCGAGCGAGGACGCAGTTTGCTGGCCCCAGGCGTTTTGCGCGTGGAAGGCATATTCGAGAGCGGAGAAGTGATCGACATCATTTCCACCGATGGCACCATCATCGGTCGCGGCCAGACCGCCTTTTCCTCGGTGGAGATCGAAGAAATCATCAGCAAGCGCAGTCCCGACGTGGAAAAGCTTCATCCGGATCGCAATCGTCTGGAGATCATCCACCGCGACGAGATGGCGATCCTCTAGCTCGATTTCCGCCAACGGGCGGCTCCCTCGCCGTCTCGCTCTTGCTCAGTCCGCATCTCCCTGCAGATAAGGCTTCTTATCTCCCAATTGTTTCCTTTGACTTCACCGCGATGGATTTCGAACTGAACGCCGCCTTTCCACCGATGGAGCTCCCCGAGATCGATTTTCGCTCGGAGCTCAACGACGAGCAGTTCGAAGCGGTGACGGCGGAACCTGGACCGCTACTCATCCTGGCAGGAGCCGGATCCGGCAAGACCCGCACCCTAACCTACCGCGTCGCCTACCTGCTCTCAAAAGGCGTATCTCCAGGCGAAATCCTGCTGCTCACCTTCACCAACAAGGCGGCCAAGGAAATGCTCAGCCGAGTGGAGGAACTCACCGCGGTGGAGCCCCGTCGCTTTTGGGGCGGCACCTTCCACAGCATCGGACACCGCCTCTTGCGCATCCATGGCGAAGCGATCGATTTGCCAAAAAACTTCACCATTCTCGACGCTGGCGAGGCGGAAACGGTGCTCAAGCACGCGGTGGAGTCCGTGGACTCCGCATTCTTCAAGGACAAGACCCATCCGAAGCCCGGTCCGCTCTCCTCCATCATCAGCATGGCGCGAAACACCCGCGAGAGCATCGAGAGAACGGTGATCGACTACTTCCCTCAGCACCACGATTTCATCGATCAGATCGAAGGCTTCGCCCTCGCATACAAGAAGCTGAAGCTCACTCAAAACGTGGTCGACTACGACGATTTGCTCGTTTTCTGGCTCAAGCTTCTGGATACAGCCCCCGAGGTCGCTCAGTACTACCAGAAGCGCTTTCGCCACACTTTGGTCGATGAATATCAGGATACCAATGTGCTCCAAGCGGAGATCGTGGACAAGATGGCCACCAACCATCAGATCATGGCGGTGGGCGACGACGCGCAATGCATCTACTCCTGGCGTGGAGCGAACTTCCAAAACATCATCACGTTTCCGGATCGCCACCCCAACACCCGAATTCTACGCATCGAAACCAACTACCGAAGCACGCCGGAAATCCTCCGCATGGCCAACGCGGTCATCCAAAATCGTACCAGCCAAGGTTTCGACAAGGAGCTGCGCCCATTCAAGCCTTCGAGTCAAAAGCCCTATGTTATCCAGGCTATGGATACACGCGAGCAGGCTCAGTTCATCATTACTCGCATTCGAGGTTTGATCGACGAAGGCCGCGACCCGCGAGAAATCGCCATCCTCTACCGTTCGCATTTCGTAGCGCTCGATATGCAAATGGAGCTTTCCCGGGCCGGCATACCCTACCAGATCACCAGCGGCGTGCGCTTCTTCGAACAAGCCCACATCAAAGACCTCGTGGCTCATCTTAGATTGGTTTACAATCCAGCAGACGCCACCGCGTTTTTCCGCATCACTCAGCTTCTCCCAAAAGTTGGTGAGAAAACATCTCAGAAGCTCTACAACCTGGTGGCGGAAGCGGCGAAATCCCAGCAGCTCGATTTCATCGATATGCTCGCTCGACCGGAGATCCTGAAAAAAGTCCCTGCGGGAGCCCGCGCCGATTGGGAATCGCTAGCCATCACCCTTCGGGACATGAAGCAGATCGCTGACGGCGGTTCACCCGACGAGGTTGTGCAAATGGGGATAGACGGCTGGTACTCCTCGTATCTGCAGGGCGCATACTCCAACTACTTGAACCGCTTGGAGGATCTGAACTCCTTGGTCGGATTCGCGGCGCGTTTCGAAGAGATGCAGGATCTGATCGCCCAGATCACCCTTCTGAACTCCGAAACGTCCGGCCGCCTCGACGAGTCCGACGAATGCATCCGACTCACCACCGTGCACCAAGCCAAAGGGCTTGAGTACGACGTCGTGTTTCTCATAGGCATCGCCGACGGATTTTTCCCGACTCGCCGTTCAATCGACACCGGCGACACGGAAGAGGAACGTCGGCTATTCTATGTCGCCGTCACGCGAGCTCGGGACGAGCTCTACATAACGTATCCAAAGATGAATACCAAAGGCGGACCTAGCATGTTCCTAAATCCGAGCCGTTTTCTGCAGGAGCTCTCGACCGACCTTTTCGAACCGATTCGCATTCGTCGCAACTATGGCTGGTAGCCAATTCACGATCATGAAAGCGTTCATATCCCTCATTCTCTTCCTCGCCATGACCAGCTTCGCGCAGGCCGAGCTGACCATCATCTCCACTGAACATCGCGACGCTGACAGCTTCAAGCGGCTCTCCGAATACCTAACGGGGAAACGGAGCGATGGAAGATACTCTGTGCTGCGCACGCTGCCCGAATCCAGAGACGGTTTCTACATTTCGCTCAAGTCCGAGAGCAAAGAAACGCCCGCGTCCACCGACAAAGTCGTACTCAGCTTCGTTCGTCCCGGTACCCAAGAAATCGAGACACGAGTCTTCGAACAGGCCAAACTAAGCAAGAAGCGCATCCTGGTCGGACTGACCGGCGAGCAATGGTCGCAGGCCGACTCCTGGCCAGTGGCATGGAAGGTCGAATTTTTCGACGCCGACGAGACGCTTCTTGATAGCGTGACCAGCTTCCTCTGGTCCGAATAGCCGACGGGTATGAGCGTTACTTGGAGCGATTGGCTTCCGCTCGAGCACACCTCTCAGTTCACCCCCGCTTTGCTCGCCGAGACTTTGGACGGAGGGCAAGCCTTTCGCTGGAGCTTTCACGCCGACGACGACTTCTGGCAAGGAACCTTCGGGAAACACCTTGTGAGGATTCGTATCGAAAAATCGATGACACTTCGTTGCTCATTTCCAAATGGAGCGGAAAATAGCATCAATGCCCTGCGTAGCTATCTCGGATCAGAAACGAACTGGGAAAGCATTCTCGACTCCCTTCCCTGGCGAAGCGACGAGCATTTAGCAACCTGCCTAGCCGGCTTTCGAGGCCTACGCATCCTCAAACAGCCCTTCGCTGAAACTGTGCTTTGCTTTCTCTGTTCGGCGACAAAGCAGATTCCGCAAATAAAGATCATGTGCGCGCGACTCGCCGCAGAGCTTGGTGACGAGATCGTACCCGGTATCCACGCTTTGCCTACATGGGAACAATTGAACGCCGCCAGCGAGGTCCAGCTGAGAGCGCTCGGCCTAGGCTTCCGGGCAAAAAACATAAAACGAACCGCCGAACAAATCGCAGAGGCCCCCGGCTTGCTCGACACCATCGAAGGCCTGCCCTACGCAGAAGCGAAAGCCAAGCTGCTCGCCCTCGCAGGGATCGGTGAAAAGATCGCCGACTGCGCCTTGCTCTTCGGAGCAGGAAAGCTGGAGGCCTTCCCCGTAGACACGTGGATCATCAAGGTATTGCAAACGCGCTACCAGCTCCACGGTTGGACACCAAGTCAACTCGCTCAGTTCGGACGCGTCCACTTCGGACGCTACGCTGGATTCGCCCAGCAATTTCTCTTTTCATACGAACGTCTGTCAGCTCGAAAGCGGTGAGGAAAAAACGCTAGATCCTTCATGCAAAACGATGCTTCAGACTACTGCCTGGTTCTCTTGACTGATCCGCTCTATCTGCCTGGCACGCGAGTAGCCATCGCCTCCTGGCTGCAACGCAACGGCCCCTGTCCTATCGTGATCCTCAGCAAACGCGTAGAAGTTTTCGATGATCCGTACCTAAAACTGAATACATCGCACTTCGAGCGCATCAGTCCACAGCGGTTCGACGCTATCAAGCCGTACAAGAAACGTCACTCGCGGAGACATGAAGAAACGTTTCAAAAATTCCTCGCGTTTGAGGATTTTGGATACGCAAGAAACATATTCCTAGACAGCGATACGCTGTCTCTCGGACCCGCGCCGCTATTGACCCACGGGAGCTTTCCTTCTCTCGCTGCAGCCCTCGATACCGGTTTCAGAAAGACACGAGGCTACAAAGGCCACCCTTGCGAGATCAACAGCGGCGTGCTCGCCATCGATTCCAGCCTTCAAGGGCGCGAGGTCGTACAGGAGCTCATCGAGCTGGCGATCGCCGAGCCCGGCCGCGGCGGCTACAACGCCGGAGACCAAGGCATAATCAACAAATGGATCCACCGCTCAGGCATTCGACTCGACCTGCTTCCAGCGGAATACAATACGATCAAAAAGGACTATCACGATACAAGCGGCCTAGAAACCTGTCGCATCCTGCATTTCACCGATCGCAAGCCTTGGTTCGCTCGCGAACCCACCCCCAAGCCGCCCCTCCCGCTCGAGGCCCTCTGGTGGCAAACCGCCGAGACGCTCCAGAAATGAGGCGCCGACAAGCGGCTCACTGGCAGCGCCTTAGACGCTAAGCTCGCTTTGCCCTTGTGAGGCGAAAGCAAGCGACTAACCTTAACCCACCCAAAAGAGCAAAAACGAAACGTGGAACTAAGAGACGACCCTAACAACTTTCTGACCCGCCCCCTCACCGGTGAAGGGCGGCGCCGGCAGTCTGGCACCCCGAAAAAGCCTTCGGTGCCGATCAGCGACGCCCTGCGCTACTACCTGAGCAGCTTCGCCCGCGAACACCGACTGCCAATCGAATACGCCCTGCTCGAACGCTATCAGGCAAGCGCCCCGCTCTACGATGCGAACGGCGACGACACGCTCTGGGAAACGCTTATCTACGAGCCCTTTATCATGCGTCAGCTCAGTACAGGGCTGAAGGAAGTGTACGCCATTCTGAAAGCCGGAGGCGACCAGTCCGTGATCGAGCACCTCTATGTCGACCGCATCGACTACTGCGCCTTCGGAAACTCCAAGCCCTTCCGCGTGCGCATCGTAAATTCGCACAACGACAATCAGGACTATTTCTACATCAAGAGAGGCGATGCCTCCCGCATCTACGGCCTGGAGCTGGAGCACCTGCTTTCGCCCAACCGCATGTTCTTCCTCACCGATGGCGACACGCTGGTAGAGGAGCATGTGGTCGGTCTACCGGGCGATACCTTCATCGACCATTGGCTGGAAAGCAGACGCCTCAAAACAGTTCGAATCGCAAAAGAGCTCATCAAGTTCAACGAGCGCTGCTTCGTGCGCCTGCTGGGCGACATGAGGCCCTACAACTTCGTGGTGGCCATCACTCCGGATTTTGAAGAAACCCAGATCCGTATCCGTTCTATGGATTTCGACCAGCAATCGTGGGACGGTCGAAAGAACTTCTACTTGCCGCAGTTCTTCAAGGAAAACAACCCCTTGGTGGAGTTTTGCATCAGCCACATCGACGCCAAGACCGCGCACCAGTACCAGCGCGAGGAACACGCCTTGATCGTGAGACGCATGGACGCTATCAGCCTGCGGCTAAAAGCCCTCCTTCAGTCGATGACGACCGATCGCATCGCGCCTCGAGAGCACGTGCTCCAACTGCGAAGCGAGCTGGCGGACCACTACAAGAACAACGCTTTCATCCGATGCGAATCCATGGGCGAACTCGTCGGACAGAGCCTTGAGCATATGCGGCAGGGCACCATGAAATAGCCTTCATGATCATCGACGCCCACATCCACTTGTATCCTCCCTCCGTATACGAGAATCCAAGGAAATGGGCTTTGCATTGGCGGGAGCCCTACTGGTCCGCGTGCGTCGCTCCGGAGAATCGTCGCAGCATGCAAGGATGGAGTTCGGTCGACGAATTGCTTCGCAAGATGGACCAAGCGAATGTCGAGCGATCGGTCATTCTTGCATGGTATTGGGAAAACCATGACACGTGCAGCGAAAACGTCAATTGGCAGATCGAATGGATAAAGGCCCATCCGGATCGCCTGATCGCATTCGCCCCCTTCCACCCGAGCGGCCAGCGACGCTCTATCGATCTTTTGAAACTGGCATTTGACGCAGGATTCAAGGGCATCGGCGAACTCAACCCTCCCGCCCAAGGCTATGCCTACCACGATCCCATGCTTGCTGAAGCCCTCGATCTGGCGGCACTCTACGAAGCCGCGGTCAACATTCACGTCACCGATCCCAATACCAGAGACTATCCAGGGAAAATCGAAACTCCAGCCGGCGAACTGCTCGCGATGGCTCAGCGCCATCCGAAAACGCAGTTCGTCTTCGCCCACCTCGCAGGCTGCATGCATACGGAAGCTCCCTTCGCCGAACAGAGAAACATCTGGTACGACCTTTCAGCCAGCCCGTTGCTCTACCCGCCGAAGGTGTATCGAGACTTCTGCGACAACATCGGTTCGGATCGCTTGCTGTTCGGCACCGATTTTCCCCTGAAAGCCTTCCCAAAGGACCCGGAAACGCCCGATTTCATCGCCGCCCTCGCCTACTTGGGTCGAGCCGATCTTAGCGAGCAGGAACGCGAAGCGATCCTCCACCGCAATGCTGCCAAGCTCCTCCATTTATCATGACAACCGAAGAAAGACTCGAAACGTTTCTCTCCAAAGACCCGAAAGTCCCGGAAAGCGCCTACGTCGCTCCGCAAGCGACCCTGCTAGGAGATGTCCGGCTGGGCGAACAAGCCAGCGTCTGGCCTGGCTGCGTGCTGCGCGGAGATATCAACTACATCGAAGTAGGCGACCGCAGCAACGTGCAGGACGGCACCATCGTCCATTTGGCTGACAACTATCCGGTGATCATCGGCAAGGACGTCACCATCGGACACGCAGCCATCGTGCACGCCTGCACTATCGAGGACGAGTGCCTCATCGGCATGGGTTCGACCGTGATGGACGGCGCGGTGATCGGACACAATTCCATCGTGGGCGCGGGAGCCCTTGTCACCCCGGGCACCAAGATTCCACCCGGAAGCCTAGTCGTTGGCTCGCCTGCCAAGGTGAAGCGAAGCTTGAGCGAGGAGGAGCAAGCCAAGCTCGCCAGCTGGGCCCTGAAGTACACCAAGGTCGCGGCAGCCCACAAGGCCAAGCTTAGCTAGCGTTCGCATCTCGATCGCGATACCTGAAGACGCTCCCCGCGCGATGGGGAGCGTTCGCTTATTCGTCCGACAAGACCCGTGAACGAGCCAGCAAAGCCGAGCAAATCAGCAGTCCCCAACACACCCACACGAACCAGTCGCCATATCGCACGTACACGCTTTGCTTGCCCACCCACCTGCGATCGCGGGAGATTTGCCAAACCGTGGAAACCTGCTCCCACTTATCGAGCTGATCACGCACGCTGCCGTATTCGTCGATCCAGCCGGTCCAACCGTCGTTCCCCACCCGCAATACCGGTCGACGCGTCTCGACCGCTCTGAGGACGGAGTGGGCTCGATGCTGATCGGCCGCGGCGCTTTTTCCATACCAAGCGCTGTTGGTTGAAACAAAGAGCAACCCCGCCCCCTCTCGCACCGCGCGGCGAGCGATGGAGGGAAAAACGTCCTCGAAACAGATCAGGGAACCGAGCCGCAAAGCGTTTTCTCCGAGATAGAGCGGGAGCAGTTGCGCCGTTTCTCCAGGCAGGAAGTCGCCATCGATCGGTACGAACTTCTCCATCCACGGCCAGAGCCACCGCAGCGGGATGTACTCTCCGAAGGGCACCAGATGCTGCTTGGAATAGTAGAGAGGAAACAATCCGTACTCCGGCCTAACAAGAAAGACGCTGTTGTACCAAGCGTCCCCAGTCTCCCTCTCCTCGACCGCCAAAGCGCCTGCGTAAATCGGGGCTCCCACCGAGGTCGCGAGTCGAGTCCCCCAGGTCTCGAGAGCGCCGTCATCATTCAGTGGATACGGCAGAGAAGCTTCGGGCCAGAAGATGGCGTCAGGCTTGAGAGGGCCGAGCCAGCGGGTAGCCGTTTCCACCTCGTTCATCACCTTGTTGGCGAAAGCGGCATCCCACTTGATATTCTGTGGGATGTTTGGCTGAACCACTCCTGCTCGAAAAACCTTTTCCCTCTGCTGCCCGGAGCTCGCCCCGAGCTGCAGGAAGGTAGTGCCTACCAGAAAGGACAAAGCCAGATAGAACTCGGGGCAAATCTGCCTCGATCGCTTCTGAGCGTAGCCCACCAACCTCAAAAGGTAGGAAGCGATTCCGAGGTTCATGAAAACCAAAGCGAACGAGACCGACCAGCTTCCAAAGAAACTTGCTCCCTGCAGCATCATGGGCTCCTCGACCTGGCTAGCGGCTAGCGGCAGCCAGGGGAACCCAGTGAAAATGAAGCCGCGCACGTGCTCGACCACTACCCAGAGCGCCGCTGCACCCACCGCCAACGGTACCCCTCGCCACATTCCCGCGCCAAAGCTTCTCCTCGAAAGCCAAGCGACACCGAGCGCCCAAAGGGAAAAGTGAAGCCCCATCACCAGGCTCAAGCCGATCATTCCCGCCCAAGTAACGTGGCGTAACCAAAAAATGATGACGATCCAAGCGCCCCACCCCACCAAGGTCGTCACGAGAAAGACCTGGCGATTGCTCGGCTGAAACTTCAGCCAGATGACGAACGGAACGAGAAAGACGAAAGCCGCTTCGTTCACCGTCAGCGGCGGGAAGCACGCAACGTAGAGCAACGGAGTCAAAGCGACGAAGACCGCCAACGCAATCGTTCGGTCGTGTCTCGCCAAGGTCTCCGCAATCCGAGTTATCATCGATTCACTCTCAGCGCGCTAGAGGCGGTATGCGAAGCCAAAAAGCGAATAAGACGCCTCCCTCCAATAGAGCCTCGCTTTTGCCCATCTCCAAATACTTGACATGGCGCATGGCGCAACTGGCGGTCCGTTTCTCCAGCGCTCACAGGCGCGCCCGAGTCTCCGCAGGCAACAGCGAGCGAGCCAGCTCACGCGTCTGCTCGTCTCGAAACTCCAGGTTCCAAATCTTCGCCAGACGCA includes the following:
- the pyrH gene encoding UMP kinase translates to MSPESNPSGKAQYKRVVLKLSGEVLRCSETGDPISWDTLRKICEQIKEINELGVEVCIVIGGGNIFRGLAGSENQGVDRTTGDYMGMLSTVINGLAFMECLEKMDVNTRVQTSIPMNQVAEPFILRRAIRHLEKGRVVIFVAGTGNPYFSTDTTAALRASEVQAEVIMKATKVDGVYDKDPMKHPDAVRYDELTYIDALQQRLNILDSTAFSLCMDNEVPILVFSLSEKDSIKRAILGEKVGTLVR
- the frr gene encoding ribosome recycling factor — translated: MDEDTVFLEMDEKAGNAVEHTAQEFAGVNTGKANPGMVEGIMVEAYGSKMALREMAAITTPDARTIAVQPWDKSVIKSIEKAIQVSNIGITPAVMGDVIRLPLPELTGERRQELVKLVSKQAEEGRVAVRNARRDAMDTLKKLQKDGEITEDDLKRDEKEIQAKTDDAIKKINDLLEAKEKELTTV
- the proB gene encoding glutamate 5-kinase: MHDKPRRIVIKLGTGIITQGVGKIDPLQIAGICSQVAEIQKRGIEVILVSSGAIGMGMGVLGMDSRPQTLAKQQACASIGQSRLIQCWQDGLAPYDIIVGQILLTHEGLSVRNRYVNAKATIEQMLAYGVVPIINENDAISNYEIRFGNNDLLGAMVASFSEADHLYILSTAPGLIDMDGTGEIVPIVEKITPRIAAMAKGTNSPTAVGGMVSKIDAAMLATESGCATYIADGSEQNVVLRILDGEQIGTLFKPAATPIASKKRWLTYFQRPNGSVVIDQGACTALAERGRSLLAPGVLRVEGIFESGEVIDIISTDGTIIGRGQTAFSSVEIEEIISKRSPDVEKLHPDRNRLEIIHRDEMAIL
- a CDS encoding ATP-dependent helicase; amino-acid sequence: MDFELNAAFPPMELPEIDFRSELNDEQFEAVTAEPGPLLILAGAGSGKTRTLTYRVAYLLSKGVSPGEILLLTFTNKAAKEMLSRVEELTAVEPRRFWGGTFHSIGHRLLRIHGEAIDLPKNFTILDAGEAETVLKHAVESVDSAFFKDKTHPKPGPLSSIISMARNTRESIERTVIDYFPQHHDFIDQIEGFALAYKKLKLTQNVVDYDDLLVFWLKLLDTAPEVAQYYQKRFRHTLVDEYQDTNVLQAEIVDKMATNHQIMAVGDDAQCIYSWRGANFQNIITFPDRHPNTRILRIETNYRSTPEILRMANAVIQNRTSQGFDKELRPFKPSSQKPYVIQAMDTREQAQFIITRIRGLIDEGRDPREIAILYRSHFVALDMQMELSRAGIPYQITSGVRFFEQAHIKDLVAHLRLVYNPADATAFFRITQLLPKVGEKTSQKLYNLVAEAAKSQQLDFIDMLARPEILKKVPAGARADWESLAITLRDMKQIADGGSPDEVVQMGIDGWYSSYLQGAYSNYLNRLEDLNSLVGFAARFEEMQDLIAQITLLNSETSGRLDESDECIRLTTVHQAKGLEYDVVFLIGIADGFFPTRRSIDTGDTEEERRLFYVAVTRARDELYITYPKMNTKGGPSMFLNPSRFLQELSTDLFEPIRIRRNYGW
- a CDS encoding DNA glycosylase, producing MSVTWSDWLPLEHTSQFTPALLAETLDGGQAFRWSFHADDDFWQGTFGKHLVRIRIEKSMTLRCSFPNGAENSINALRSYLGSETNWESILDSLPWRSDEHLATCLAGFRGLRILKQPFAETVLCFLCSATKQIPQIKIMCARLAAELGDEIVPGIHALPTWEQLNAASEVQLRALGLGFRAKNIKRTAEQIAEAPGLLDTIEGLPYAEAKAKLLALAGIGEKIADCALLFGAGKLEAFPVDTWIIKVLQTRYQLHGWTPSQLAQFGRVHFGRYAGFAQQFLFSYERLSARKR
- a CDS encoding glycosyltransferase; the protein is MQNDASDYCLVLLTDPLYLPGTRVAIASWLQRNGPCPIVILSKRVEVFDDPYLKLNTSHFERISPQRFDAIKPYKKRHSRRHEETFQKFLAFEDFGYARNIFLDSDTLSLGPAPLLTHGSFPSLAAALDTGFRKTRGYKGHPCEINSGVLAIDSSLQGREVVQELIELAIAEPGRGGYNAGDQGIINKWIHRSGIRLDLLPAEYNTIKKDYHDTSGLETCRILHFTDRKPWFAREPTPKPPLPLEALWWQTAETLQK
- a CDS encoding amidohydrolase family protein; translated protein: MIIDAHIHLYPPSVYENPRKWALHWREPYWSACVAPENRRSMQGWSSVDELLRKMDQANVERSVILAWYWENHDTCSENVNWQIEWIKAHPDRLIAFAPFHPSGQRRSIDLLKLAFDAGFKGIGELNPPAQGYAYHDPMLAEALDLAALYEAAVNIHVTDPNTRDYPGKIETPAGELLAMAQRHPKTQFVFAHLAGCMHTEAPFAEQRNIWYDLSASPLLYPPKVYRDFCDNIGSDRLLFGTDFPLKAFPKDPETPDFIAALAYLGRADLSEQEREAILHRNAAKLLHLS
- a CDS encoding gamma carbonic anhydrase family protein, producing MTTEERLETFLSKDPKVPESAYVAPQATLLGDVRLGEQASVWPGCVLRGDINYIEVGDRSNVQDGTIVHLADNYPVIIGKDVTIGHAAIVHACTIEDECLIGMGSTVMDGAVIGHNSIVGAGALVTPGTKIPPGSLVVGSPAKVKRSLSEEEQAKLASWALKYTKVAAAHKAKLS
- the lnt gene encoding apolipoprotein N-acyltransferase yields the protein MITRIAETLARHDRTIALAVFVALTPLLYVACFPPLTVNEAAFVFLVPFVIWLKFQPSNRQVFLVTTLVGWGAWIVIIFWLRHVTWAGMIGLSLVMGLHFSLWALGVAWLSRRSFGAGMWRGVPLAVGAAALWVVVEHVRGFIFTGFPWLPLAASQVEEPMMLQGASFFGSWSVSFALVFMNLGIASYLLRLVGYAQKRSRQICPEFYLALSFLVGTTFLQLGASSGQQREKVFRAGVVQPNIPQNIKWDAAFANKVMNEVETATRWLGPLKPDAIFWPEASLPYPLNDDGALETWGTRLATSVGAPIYAGALAVEERETGDAWYNSVFLVRPEYGLFPLYYSKQHLVPFGEYIPLRWLWPWMEKFVPIDGDFLPGETAQLLPLYLGENALRLGSLICFEDVFPSIARRAVREGAGLLFVSTNSAWYGKSAAADQHRAHSVLRAVETRRPVLRVGNDGWTGWIDEYGSVRDQLDKWEQVSTVWQISRDRRWVGKQSVYVRYGDWFVWVCWGLLICSALLARSRVLSDE